The Flectobacillus major DSM 103 genome has a window encoding:
- a CDS encoding SusC/RagA family TonB-linked outer membrane protein has protein sequence MKNKFYYLFMLLSVIVVGQTFGQQAATITGKIVDSKTKEAIIGAAISIKGTSGGANTNVNGEFSFKTTKKPPFTVLVTFVGYKRQEIEVFEIEPLNIKLVESKGQRLDEVIVVGYGTQKRSDITGSIASVPLEIKSQPVVSVERLLQGSIAGAIVTQTSGQPGGGVSVQIRGNNSITAGSDPLYVIDGFPINNDYSLNDAGVTDGSKINPLSTLNTADIESIDVLKDASATAIYGSRGANGVVIITTKNGTKGKSSINYDAYYGVQEVIRTIPLLNAGEWWALRKDAAKNSGKTATLPSVSGYTLDTSGVGTDWQAAAFRKASIQSHSISILSGSDKTRLSVSGNYLKQDGILQNTDFVRYSGRFALDHDYSKNFKITSSLVTSYTKSSVAPSAIVGNLLLTPPSLPVYRADGSFVVLSPFESALQNPINSLYNQLNETKTNRILGNVAGELTLVEGLKLKVLFGIDILDNKQNRYLPSTTAEGQALSGLATVGSVFTTNWLNENTLSYEKALGQKGKLNAIVGFTAQQSKTEGTVAEAAGFATDAFGYNNLGTGITNRTPRSYANDWALASYLGRVNYSYDDRYLLTLTLRADGSSKFGDGNKWGYFPSAAFGWNISNEKFWQQSNTINQLKFRLSAGSTGNQSIPAYQSLSQLAYFRYNFSNTTVSGYAPNTVPNSNLGWEKTFQVDAGFDVGLFNNRISLVADYYYKKTTDLLLTRTVPGTSGLSDFYNGQASTIYQNIGAVSNKGYEIYINSHNVDIKGFKWNSTLVYSKNINEILSLGDGVSQIIPSISSPSIAKVGYPVGSFIVYQTDGVIQSGETPLTPQSNKSPGGQKYKDINGDGVITQAGDRVVIANQPDFTAGLTNTFSYKGFDLSIFFQANVGGKIYNANRANLELGTGYTNATRDLLNRWTPSNTNTDVKAAFQDPAVTISDRFIEDATYYRLKNISFGYNFPAKFLKKTHLKNLRLYISAQNAATWTKYTGFDPEVSLNGQSLINKGVDSGVYPNSKSYQAGLSVSF, from the coding sequence ATGAAAAACAAATTTTATTATCTCTTTATGCTACTGTCGGTTATTGTCGTAGGTCAGACCTTTGGGCAGCAAGCGGCAACAATTACAGGTAAAATTGTAGACTCCAAAACCAAAGAAGCGATTATTGGAGCTGCCATTTCGATAAAAGGAACATCAGGCGGAGCCAACACCAATGTCAATGGGGAGTTTTCGTTTAAAACAACCAAGAAGCCACCATTTACCGTATTGGTTACCTTTGTAGGTTATAAAAGACAAGAAATAGAGGTGTTTGAAATAGAACCACTCAATATCAAGCTAGTAGAATCAAAAGGTCAACGCCTCGACGAAGTAATTGTGGTAGGTTATGGTACTCAGAAAAGAAGCGATATTACTGGGTCGATAGCCTCTGTTCCACTAGAAATCAAATCACAGCCTGTTGTTTCGGTAGAACGCCTATTGCAAGGCTCAATTGCTGGGGCAATTGTTACACAAACATCTGGACAGCCTGGCGGTGGTGTAAGTGTACAAATTCGTGGAAATAACTCTATTACAGCTGGTTCAGACCCATTGTATGTAATAGACGGCTTCCCAATCAACAACGATTATTCTTTGAACGATGCAGGTGTAACTGATGGCTCAAAAATCAACCCATTATCAACCCTTAATACCGCAGACATTGAATCTATAGACGTATTGAAAGATGCCTCAGCAACAGCTATTTATGGTTCTCGTGGAGCAAATGGTGTAGTGATTATCACTACTAAAAATGGTACAAAAGGAAAATCATCTATCAATTACGATGCCTATTATGGTGTACAAGAAGTAATCCGTACTATTCCGCTTTTGAATGCAGGCGAATGGTGGGCTTTGCGTAAAGATGCCGCCAAAAACTCGGGCAAAACAGCTACATTACCATCGGTTTCGGGCTATACATTAGACACTTCGGGTGTTGGTACAGACTGGCAAGCAGCAGCCTTTCGCAAAGCTAGTATTCAAAGCCACAGTATTTCTATTTTATCAGGAAGCGATAAAACTCGTCTGTCTGTTTCTGGAAACTATCTAAAACAAGACGGGATTTTACAAAATACTGATTTTGTTCGTTATTCTGGTCGTTTTGCTTTGGACCATGATTATAGCAAAAACTTTAAAATTACCTCAAGTTTAGTAACGAGCTATACTAAATCAAGTGTTGCTCCATCTGCTATTGTTGGTAACTTACTACTAACTCCTCCGTCGTTACCGGTTTATAGAGCAGATGGTTCTTTTGTGGTATTAAGTCCATTTGAGTCTGCTTTACAAAACCCTATCAACTCATTATACAACCAGTTGAACGAAACAAAAACCAATCGTATATTAGGTAATGTAGCTGGAGAATTGACATTGGTTGAAGGCTTAAAATTGAAAGTTTTGTTTGGTATTGATATCCTCGACAACAAACAAAACCGCTATCTGCCAAGTACAACGGCTGAAGGGCAAGCCCTAAGTGGCTTAGCAACAGTAGGTTCTGTGTTTACTACCAACTGGCTAAATGAAAATACGTTGTCGTATGAAAAAGCCCTCGGACAAAAAGGTAAATTAAACGCTATTGTTGGTTTTACAGCTCAACAATCCAAAACCGAAGGAACTGTTGCTGAAGCGGCTGGTTTTGCAACAGATGCTTTTGGCTATAACAACTTGGGTACTGGTATTACAAACCGTACTCCTCGTTCTTATGCAAACGATTGGGCTTTGGCATCGTATTTAGGTCGTGTCAACTACTCGTATGATGACCGTTATTTATTGACTTTGACATTAAGAGCCGATGGTTCTTCCAAATTTGGGGATGGTAACAAATGGGGGTATTTCCCTTCGGCAGCTTTTGGTTGGAATATCAGCAATGAAAAATTCTGGCAACAGTCAAATACCATTAATCAACTTAAATTTCGTTTAAGTGCAGGTTCGACAGGTAACCAAAGTATTCCTGCCTACCAATCGCTATCGCAATTGGCCTATTTCCGTTACAACTTCTCTAATACTACAGTTTCGGGTTATGCCCCCAATACAGTACCAAACTCAAACTTAGGCTGGGAGAAAACCTTCCAAGTCGATGCTGGTTTTGATGTAGGATTATTCAACAACCGTATTAGTTTAGTGGCGGATTATTACTACAAAAAAACAACAGATTTGTTATTGACTCGTACTGTTCCGGGTACATCGGGTTTATCTGATTTCTATAATGGACAGGCTTCTACGATTTATCAAAATATTGGAGCTGTTTCAAACAAAGGATATGAAATTTATATTAACTCACACAATGTAGATATCAAAGGTTTCAAGTGGAATTCAACCTTGGTATATTCTAAAAATATCAACGAAATCTTGAGCTTAGGCGATGGCGTATCACAAATTATTCCATCTATTTCGTCGCCATCTATTGCTAAAGTTGGCTATCCTGTGGGTTCATTTATTGTATACCAAACCGATGGTGTAATTCAAAGCGGCGAAACACCATTAACGCCACAGTCTAATAAAAGCCCTGGAGGACAGAAATATAAAGATATTAACGGCGATGGTGTAATTACACAAGCAGGAGACAGAGTGGTGATTGCTAATCAACCAGATTTTACAGCGGGTTTAACCAACACCTTTAGTTACAAAGGTTTTGATTTGTCTATTTTCTTTCAAGCCAACGTAGGTGGCAAAATCTATAATGCCAACCGTGCCAACCTAGAATTGGGAACAGGTTATACCAACGCTACTCGTGATTTATTGAACCGTTGGACACCATCCAATACCAATACTGATGTAAAAGCGGCTTTCCAAGACCCAGCCGTTACTATTTCTGACAGATTTATTGAAGATGCAACTTACTATCGTTTAAAAAACATTTCGTTTGGATATAATTTCCCAGCGAAGTTTTTGAAAAAAACGCATTTGAAAAATCTTAGGTTATACATCTCGGCTCAGAATGCTGCTACTTGGACGAAATACACAGGTTTTGACCCAGAGGTTAGCTTAAACGGCCAATCGCTTATCAATAAAGGGGTTGACTCGGGTGTATACCCCAACAGCAAATCTTACCAAGCAGGTTTATCAGTATCATTCTAA
- a CDS encoding formylglycine-generating enzyme family protein, producing MKVLSSVILLGLGGIAAVKGGGESKKKAKNPQAITVCQTACKATSSKRALLMQSVQTTIAQKVSTAGMVLVEGGTFAMGTSEFPDAQPVHKVTVNKFLIDEHEVTNAQFAEFVKATQYVTVAERPLNPADYPGVPLDKLVPGSAVFKPTKDNVSLNNYQQWWEYVAGANWRHPTGPESSIKGRENYPVVQISYEDALAYAKWAGKRLPTEAEWEFAARAGRPNTKYYWGSQLKPQGKWMANIYQGSFPNNNTAEDGFADAAPVKSFSKNPLGIYDLEGNVWEWCSDLYRPDYYKNSPKINPKGPTSSYDPDEPGVEKHVQRGGSFLCSDQYCIRYVAGSRGKGETSSACNHLGFRCVKDL from the coding sequence ATGAAAGTTTTAAGCTCTGTTATATTGTTAGGATTAGGTGGTATTGCTGCTGTTAAAGGTGGCGGTGAATCGAAAAAAAAAGCTAAGAACCCTCAAGCTATTACCGTTTGTCAGACAGCCTGTAAAGCTACTAGCTCAAAAAGAGCATTGTTGATGCAATCTGTACAAACCACAATTGCCCAAAAGGTTTCTACTGCAGGGATGGTTTTGGTTGAAGGTGGTACTTTTGCTATGGGGACATCCGAGTTTCCAGATGCTCAACCTGTGCATAAAGTAACGGTAAATAAATTCTTGATTGATGAACACGAAGTCACCAATGCTCAATTTGCCGAGTTTGTCAAAGCTACCCAATATGTAACAGTAGCTGAAAGGCCCCTTAATCCCGCCGATTATCCGGGTGTCCCTCTCGATAAATTAGTACCGGGGTCTGCGGTTTTTAAGCCTACAAAAGATAATGTGTCGCTCAACAATTATCAACAATGGTGGGAATACGTAGCAGGAGCTAATTGGAGGCATCCAACTGGGCCAGAAAGTAGCATCAAAGGGCGTGAAAATTATCCAGTTGTACAAATTTCGTATGAAGATGCACTGGCTTATGCTAAATGGGCAGGTAAGCGATTACCAACTGAAGCAGAATGGGAATTTGCCGCCAGAGCAGGCCGACCCAATACCAAATATTATTGGGGAAGTCAACTAAAACCACAAGGCAAATGGATGGCTAATATTTATCAGGGAAGTTTTCCTAATAATAATACAGCCGAAGACGGCTTTGCTGATGCTGCTCCTGTAAAGTCATTTTCTAAAAATCCGCTAGGCATTTACGACTTAGAAGGAAACGTTTGGGAATGGTGTAGCGATTTGTATCGCCCTGATTATTATAAAAATAGTCCTAAAATTAACCCTAAAGGGCCTACAAGTAGCTACGACCCCGACGAGCCAGGCGTTGAAAAGCATGTTCAGCGAGGCGGATCGTTTCTTTGTAGCGACCAATATTGTATCAGGTACGTAGCTGGTAGTCGTGGCAAAGGCGAAACCTCTAGTGCTTGTAATCATTTAGGATTTAGGTGTGTAAAAGACCTCTAG
- a CDS encoding thioredoxin family protein, giving the protein MSSSEFNRILVSNKLVLVDIGSKYCGACKKVKPVLETLRQENGEALKIVEVELEESPALIASLKTVTSFPYLIVYKDGKPVLKKAGIKDLKIEIDQALAKAKVL; this is encoded by the coding sequence TTGTCTTCTTCAGAATTTAATCGTATTTTGGTCAGTAATAAATTAGTTTTAGTAGATATAGGTTCAAAGTATTGTGGTGCTTGTAAAAAAGTAAAACCTGTTTTAGAAACACTTCGTCAAGAAAATGGGGAAGCCCTCAAAATTGTAGAAGTAGAACTGGAAGAAAGCCCTGCTTTGATAGCTTCTCTCAAAACAGTTACTTCATTTCCGTATTTGATTGTTTATAAAGATGGTAAACCAGTTTTGAAAAAAGCTGGAATAAAAGATTTAAAGATAGAAATAGACCAAGCTTTGGCAAAAGCTAAAGTATTGTAA
- a CDS encoding rhodanese-like domain-containing protein, with protein sequence MKKHIFSLLVLLAVSCQTFAQDHKPTALADFAAKVAAQTRPQILDARSAEEFALNHIEGAINLTQQTEGYLTILSSLDKQKPVFVYSIGNGRSAVLSKDLLTKGFTEVYELEGGIGSWVGGGKPLFTTAKK encoded by the coding sequence ATGAAAAAACATATATTTTCCCTTTTAGTTTTGTTGGCAGTTTCATGCCAGACTTTTGCCCAAGACCATAAACCAACTGCTTTGGCCGATTTTGCGGCTAAAGTAGCCGCACAGACCCGTCCCCAAATTTTAGATGCCAGAAGTGCCGAAGAATTTGCATTGAACCATATCGAAGGGGCTATTAACCTTACCCAGCAAACAGAAGGATACCTAACTATTCTAAGTTCTTTAGATAAGCAAAAGCCTGTTTTTGTGTATTCTATTGGCAATGGCCGAAGTGCCGTTCTGTCAAAAGACCTTCTTACAAAGGGTTTTACCGAGGTCTATGAACTTGAAGGAGGAATTGGTAGCTGGGTTGGGGGCGGAAAACCGCTATTCACTACTGCCAAAAAATGA
- a CDS encoding arylsulfatase — protein MKKHTYPWAVLSLFAFIWSTSPIQAQNTLTKPSKPNIILVLVDDLGYSDIGSYGSEIQTPNIDKLANEGIRLKEFYNNSICAPTRASLITGQYPHKAGIGYFDINLGLPPYQGYLNKESLTFGEVLRNAGYHTYLSGKWHVGNDTLSWPKQRGFDKFYGILGGASNYFNADNIPLGRSYPVVLLEDNKRLKPKPDSYYFTDEVTNHAIQFIDEQKNENKPFFLYLAYTAPHWPLQALPEDIAKYRGKYDKGWDELRKDRLAKQVKLGIISQAQANAAATRDVDVPEWEALTYDEKQLWKGKMEVYAAMVDRADQGIGRLVAKLKALKKDENTLIIFISDNGAPAEDVAHWGDKAGNNKGPVGTSGSFESQGKNWSFVSNTPFRSFKSFAYEGGISSPFIAWFPSKIKAGQIAKGTSHLIDIAPTIYELAEAKYPSEYNGHTVNPLPGKSLTPLLFNNQEIVREKPIFWERAGNRAARKGKWKLVSIYPSYQWELYDLENDRGELQNVANKYPLVVDALSAEYFEWAKENGVVDYDKIKPQQPLLPVKKKP, from the coding sequence ATGAAAAAACACACATATCCTTGGGCTGTCTTGTCGCTATTTGCTTTTATATGGAGTACCAGCCCAATACAAGCCCAAAATACGCTCACTAAGCCATCAAAACCCAATATCATCTTGGTTTTGGTAGATGATTTGGGATATTCAGATATAGGTTCGTATGGTTCAGAAATCCAAACACCCAATATCGATAAGTTGGCCAACGAAGGAATTCGACTAAAAGAGTTTTATAATAATTCTATTTGTGCCCCAACACGTGCATCACTTATAACAGGGCAATATCCGCACAAAGCAGGAATTGGTTATTTTGATATTAACTTAGGCTTACCACCTTATCAGGGGTACCTCAACAAGGAATCACTCACCTTTGGAGAGGTTTTGCGTAATGCAGGCTATCATACCTATTTGTCGGGCAAATGGCACGTTGGTAACGATACGTTGTCGTGGCCAAAACAACGAGGTTTTGATAAATTCTATGGTATTTTGGGCGGGGCATCTAATTACTTCAATGCCGACAATATTCCTTTAGGGCGTTCGTATCCTGTGGTTTTACTCGAAGACAACAAACGACTAAAACCCAAACCCGATTCTTATTATTTTACCGATGAAGTTACCAATCATGCGATTCAGTTTATCGACGAGCAAAAGAACGAAAACAAGCCTTTTTTCTTGTATTTAGCTTATACTGCTCCGCATTGGCCTTTACAAGCTTTACCCGAAGATATTGCCAAATATCGTGGCAAATACGACAAAGGCTGGGACGAGCTACGAAAAGACCGATTAGCCAAACAAGTAAAACTTGGTATTATTTCGCAGGCTCAGGCCAATGCTGCTGCTACCCGTGACGTAGATGTACCCGAATGGGAAGCCCTCACTTACGACGAAAAGCAACTTTGGAAAGGCAAAATGGAAGTTTATGCTGCTATGGTTGACCGTGCCGACCAAGGAATCGGACGCTTAGTTGCTAAGCTCAAAGCATTGAAAAAAGATGAAAATACCCTAATTATTTTTATCTCCGACAATGGAGCTCCTGCCGAGGATGTTGCTCATTGGGGCGATAAAGCAGGCAACAATAAAGGGCCTGTTGGTACATCAGGGTCGTTTGAGTCGCAAGGTAAAAATTGGTCGTTTGTATCAAATACCCCTTTTCGCTCGTTCAAGTCATTTGCTTATGAAGGAGGAATTAGCTCGCCATTTATAGCATGGTTTCCTTCCAAAATCAAGGCAGGGCAAATTGCCAAAGGTACAAGCCATTTGATAGATATTGCTCCAACCATTTATGAGCTGGCCGAAGCAAAATACCCAAGTGAATATAACGGACATACAGTGAATCCTTTGCCGGGTAAGAGCTTGACTCCTTTGTTATTCAACAACCAAGAAATTGTGCGTGAGAAACCTATTTTTTGGGAGAGAGCAGGCAATCGAGCCGCACGAAAAGGCAAATGGAAATTGGTATCTATTTATCCAAGCTATCAATGGGAACTCTACGACCTTGAAAATGACCGAGGTGAGTTACAAAATGTAGCTAATAAATATCCGTTGGTGGTAGATGCCCTTTCGGCAGAATATTTTGAATGGGCAAAAGAAAATGGTGTAGTAGATTACGACAAAATTAAGCCTCAACAGCCACTTTTACCTGTAAAGAAAAAACCTTAA
- a CDS encoding arylsulfatase: MFIKNAKKSLFLSAMIYLLIGGELLAQKKQAKPNIILVMVDDMGFSDIGAYGSEIQTPNIDKLAFGGIRFREFYNNSICAPTRASLITGQYPHKAGVGYFNVNLGLPAYQGWLNKESLTFAEVLKQAGYNTYLSGKWHVGNDSLYWPNQRGFDRFYGFINGASNYYHHDKDTPVELVEDNKRITLQPGQYLTNEITNHALAYIDEQKKSKNPFFLYVAFNAPHWPLQALPEDIAKYKGKYQIGWDSLRVQRLQKQIQLGIVAPSQIPAERDTEVPAWDSYTYDEQQFWQRKMEVYAAMLDRVDQNVGRILAKLKELKIDDNTLIVFISDNGAQGGYIPTGRKRTRNDGPIGSAGSYDYQEQSWASASNTPLRQYKNNFHEGGISSPFIAWFPKQIKAGGIVRGTGHLIDLAPTFYDFAGASYPSTFKGRTTNPLVGKSLKDVLTEGKELQREQPLFWERAGNRAVRKGKWKLVSTYPETTWELFDIDQDRGETNNLASKNPEIVKELIADYQEWAKKTDVENFDKIKPAVLGIPNAVRRGQ, from the coding sequence ATGTTTATTAAAAATGCTAAAAAAAGCCTATTCCTATCTGCAATGATATATTTGTTAATAGGAGGAGAGCTTTTGGCACAAAAAAAGCAAGCAAAGCCTAATATTATTTTGGTGATGGTTGACGACATGGGGTTTTCGGATATAGGAGCATACGGCTCTGAAATACAAACTCCCAATATTGATAAGCTAGCTTTTGGAGGAATTCGATTTAGAGAGTTTTATAACAATTCTATTTGTGCCCCAACAAGGGCATCTTTGATAACAGGACAGTATCCACACAAGGCAGGAGTTGGTTATTTCAATGTTAATTTAGGCTTGCCCGCTTACCAAGGATGGCTCAATAAAGAGTCGCTGACCTTTGCTGAAGTACTCAAGCAAGCAGGATATAATACTTATTTGTCGGGCAAATGGCACGTTGGTAATGATAGCTTATATTGGCCAAACCAACGAGGATTCGATAGATTCTATGGTTTTATTAATGGAGCAAGCAATTATTATCATCACGACAAAGACACTCCTGTTGAATTGGTAGAAGATAACAAACGGATTACCTTGCAACCAGGGCAGTATCTGACCAACGAAATTACCAATCATGCTTTAGCCTATATCGATGAGCAGAAAAAAAGTAAAAATCCTTTTTTCCTCTATGTTGCATTCAATGCTCCGCACTGGCCATTGCAGGCATTACCCGAAGATATTGCTAAATACAAAGGTAAATATCAAATTGGTTGGGATTCGCTCAGAGTACAAAGGTTACAAAAGCAAATTCAATTGGGAATTGTAGCTCCTTCGCAGATTCCTGCTGAGCGAGATACTGAAGTGCCAGCTTGGGATAGTTATACTTACGACGAACAGCAGTTTTGGCAAAGAAAAATGGAAGTGTACGCAGCGATGCTCGACCGTGTCGACCAAAACGTGGGTCGTATTCTAGCCAAACTGAAAGAGTTGAAAATTGACGATAATACATTAATTGTTTTTATTTCAGACAATGGTGCTCAGGGCGGATATATACCTACTGGTAGAAAAAGAACCCGAAACGATGGGCCAATAGGCTCGGCAGGGTCTTATGATTACCAAGAGCAAAGTTGGGCTTCGGCCTCGAATACACCCCTACGCCAGTACAAAAACAACTTTCATGAGGGAGGTATCAGCTCGCCATTTATTGCATGGTTTCCTAAACAAATCAAGGCAGGAGGTATTGTACGAGGAACAGGACATTTAATAGACCTAGCCCCAACCTTTTATGATTTTGCAGGAGCAAGCTATCCTAGTACTTTCAAAGGGCGAACAACAAACCCCTTGGTTGGAAAAAGCCTCAAGGATGTTTTGACAGAAGGAAAAGAATTACAACGAGAACAACCTTTGTTTTGGGAGCGTGCAGGCAACCGTGCAGTGCGAAAGGGCAAATGGAAATTGGTATCAACCTATCCTGAAACAACATGGGAGCTATTTGATATAGACCAAGACCGTGGCGAAACCAACAATTTGGCCAGTAAGAACCCCGAAATAGTAAAAGAACTTATAGCCGATTATCAGGAGTGGGCTAAGAAAACAGATGTCGAGAATTTTGACAAAATCAAACCCGCTGTGTTAGGGATTCCCAATGCGGTTCGTAGAGGGCAATAA
- a CDS encoding sterol desaturase family protein: protein MIHFIEAIFENLNGWGLTALTFILGIAEFSLGLYGKKWNTNEKLLDIACFSVPKLVVGPAVAYFGLKVLPFVLPDAKNSLAWIPFAFGVLIIAIYDDLTQYWYHRLHHQVPFLWRFHRTHHSAPYMGMAMASRQNVIYTIFFSQIYLTTVLVYLGLGYPTLFVKTIKGLITRLAHSSIKWDKPFYDNKWLHPVAWVLERTISTPATHHAHHADSTDDGVGYYKGNFGNMFFLWDIIFGTALITRQYPSGYGVKNYRGEEWYAQLLWPIFKSKKEGSELSLNGPEVEDEVYQPTFEKAEYHAY from the coding sequence ATGATTCATTTTATTGAAGCAATTTTTGAAAACCTCAATGGCTGGGGACTTACAGCCCTAACCTTTATACTAGGTATAGCCGAATTTTCTTTGGGTTTATACGGCAAAAAATGGAATACCAACGAAAAGCTATTAGATATAGCTTGCTTTTCGGTACCCAAATTGGTAGTAGGCCCTGCGGTAGCCTATTTTGGCTTGAAAGTATTACCTTTTGTATTGCCCGATGCCAAGAATAGTTTAGCATGGATACCATTTGCTTTTGGTGTGCTTATTATTGCTATTTACGACGATTTGACACAATACTGGTATCACCGCTTACATCATCAAGTACCTTTTTTGTGGCGTTTTCATCGTACTCACCACTCTGCCCCTTATATGGGAATGGCCATGGCTAGCCGCCAGAATGTGATTTATACTATTTTTTTCTCGCAGATATACCTCACTACAGTATTGGTATATTTGGGCTTGGGCTATCCGACTCTTTTTGTTAAAACTATCAAAGGGCTTATTACTAGGCTGGCACATTCAAGTATTAAATGGGATAAACCTTTTTATGATAACAAATGGCTTCATCCTGTAGCATGGGTTTTGGAACGTACTATTTCTACGCCAGCTACACACCACGCCCACCATGCCGATTCTACCGACGACGGAGTAGGCTACTACAAAGGCAATTTTGGTAATATGTTCTTTTTGTGGGATATTATTTTTGGTACGGCTCTTATTACTCGTCAATATCCTTCGGGTTATGGAGTGAAAAACTATCGTGGAGAAGAATGGTATGCACAATTGCTTTGGCCAATTTTCAAGTCGAAGAAAGAAGGAAGTGAGCTTTCGCTCAATGGCCCCGAAGTAGAAGACGAGGTGTATCAGCCAACATTTGAAAAAGCTGAATATCATGCTTATTAG